The Alicyclobacillus macrosporangiidus CPP55 genome segment CAGGCCAAGGAGCAGACGTATACAGCCGCACCGTCCGAGTGACGGGTGGCGGGGAGGTTGCGCTGTGTTGACAGGGCTCATCGGACAAGCCGCCATCCGCTTGCTGCTGGTCTCCTCCCTCGTCGCGTTGGCCATCCATGCCTTGGCCGCGCGCACGGGCAGCCGGCGCTGGCGGACGGCCAGCCGCCTGGTGCAGGGATGGGTATTTCTCTGCGCCGCCACCGCGTCGGCGGCGCTGATCCGCCTGCTGGTGACGGGCGACTACTCCTATCCGTATGTGGCGTCCTACACCGGGCCGGGATTGCCGCTGGTGTATCGAATCGCCGCGTTCTGGGGAGGCAATGCGGGTTCACTTCTGTTCTGGTCGCTGGTGCTGACCCTGTACGGGGCGGTGGTGGTCGGCGCGCGGCACGAGGACAGCGAGCGCATGCTGCCGATCGTATCCTTCGTACTGTCCTCCATCACGCTGTTTTATGCACTGCTGCTCAATCTAAAGGCGAATCCGTTCGTCCGTTTGGATCAACCGATGCCTCCGAGCGGGCTGAACCCGCTGCTGCAGAATCCGGGCATGACGGTACACCCGGTGAATCTGTATCTGGGGTACATCGGGTTCGCGATTCCGTTCGCGTACGCGGTCGCCGGGCTGTGGCTCGGCCGTACGGATGCTGTCTGGTTGAAGGTCACGCGCCGGTGGACCTTGGTCTCGTGGCTGTTTCTCAGCATTGGGATCGTGTACGGCGCGCACTGGTCGTATGAGGAGCTCGGCTGGGGCGGTTATTGGGCGTGGGACCCGGTGGAGAACGCATCGCTGCTGCCCTGGCTGACCGCGACGGCTTTTCTGCACTCAGCCATCGTGCAGGAGAAACGCGGTCTGCTCAAGGCCTGGAATGTGGTGCTCGTGTCGTTGACCTTCCTGCTGACGTTGTTTGGTACGTTCCTCACGCGCAGCGGCGTCCTGTGGAGCATCCACGCCTTCGCCAACGCCCCCCTCGGCGTCTGGTTCTTGTCGTTCCTCGGGGTGGCAGCGGCGGCCACCGCGGCCCTCATCGTCTGGCGCTGGCCCGCGCTGCGCGCGAACGGGCGGATGGAAGCGGTCGTCTCCAAGGAATCCGCCTTCCTGCTCAATAACGTGCTGTTTCTCGGCAGCGCGTTCGCCGTGTTGTGGGGGACCCTGTTCCCGATCGTCTCGGAAGCATTGGACGGGCGCCGGATGATGGTGGATGCGCCGTTTTACAATGCCGTCAACATGCCCTTGGCGGTGTGCGTCCTGTTCCTGATGGGCATCGGTCCCCTGGTGGCCTGGCGCCGGGCCAGTGTACAGGGCGTCGTCCGCGCTGTGGCGGTGCCTCTCGCGGTGGCGGCCTTGGGTGGAACGGCAATCGCTGCCGCGTTGGAGGCGGTGTTTCACCGGTGGAGCCTCCTCGGCACGTTGGCGGTGGCGGCAGCGCTGTTCAACCTGTGGACGGTCGCGTTCGAGTTTTTCCAGGGTGTCCGCGCCCGCATGCAGATGACCACGGACGGCGTGTGGACCTCCCTGGTGCGCCTGGTGGCGAACCAGCGCCGCCGGTACGGAGGATACCTGGTGCACGCCTCAGTGGCGGTGATGGCCGTCGGCATCGCGGCGTCCGGCACCTGCCACCTGGACGCGCAGGTGCAGCTTCGCCCCGGCCAATCGGCCGACATCGGAGCCTTTCACCTGACCTTCACCGGCATGGGGGTGACTCCGGGGACGGTGTCGCGCGACATGTACGCCAATCTGGTGGTCAGCTCCGGGGGGCGCTCCCTGGGCGTCCTGCGGCCGTCCGCGACGTTCTACAGCGACGGGCAACAGCCGACGACCAACGTCGCACTGTACTCGCGCCCGATGCAAGACCTGTATGCCGTGTTGCTCGGGACCTCCCCCAGCCAAGGGGATATCGCCATCTTCGACCTCCACGTGAACCCGTTGGTCCAGTGGATCTGGTTCGGCGGCTACGGGCTCATCCTGGGGACGCTGCTGAGTCTGTGGCCGGAGCGGGTTCGCCGCCAGGCCTGGTCTGTCACAGGGGTACCCTCGGCCCTGGACGGGCTGTATCAGCAGATGGCCGAATTGGAGTATGATTGGAAGATGGGGAAATTGGACGAGGAAGACTACCACCGGCAGAAGCAGGCGCTCTGGACGGCCGCCTGTCGGGAGGAAACGATGGAAGCGCAACTGCGGGCGCGGCTCGAGCGGGAATTGGAAGACGAGGTGCGCGGTGCGCGCTTAGGCGAGGGGTGAGTCGTGTGCCGATGGGTCGATGGCGTGCCTGGGGCGCTGCCTTGGCGGTCGCATTCAGCCTGCTGATGATGTTGAAGAACGCCTCCGCAGCCGAATCGTTGCGAGTGGCCCAGATGCAACTGTTCCTGATCCCGGCGCCGGTGGCGCACACCGTCCGGGTGATGGAGGCGTTTGACCTGCGGACGGACGGGCGCTCGGTGAACGCGCACTTCACGCTTCCAGAGCAGGCGTCGGAGGTGTCGGTGCAGACACCCGGCGGGCTCCGCGCCCAGACGAAGGGCTCCGCCGTGGGTGTGACGGGGACCGCGCCGTCCGATGGGTCGTTTCAGGTGACGGTGACCTACCACCTGCCGATGCCCGGCATGGCCCAATCCATCCGCTGGCATGCGGACTACCCTGTCGATCAGGCTCTGGTCTACGTCCCAGAGGGGGAGGTGTCTCTGTCCGCCGAAGGCGTGTTGACGGGTACGCGCACGGTCGACATCTCCGGCACGACCTTTCGAGTCTTCACGCGTCTGGGGGTACCGGCGGATACGGACTGGCCCTTACAGGTGCAGGTGATGCCGGCGCCCACGACCGGATCGGATACGGGAGGCCTGCCGGTCATCGGACTCGATCACAGCCAGCGGGCGAACGCCATGCAGGCGTTGGCCAATCTCGCCTTGGCCGCCTTCGTCTTGGCGGTGGGCCTGGCCAGCATTCGAAGAAGCACACGGGGCGGCCCGCCCGCTCGACCCCAGGACGAGGAGGCGGCGTGGACCGCGTGGGTTCAGCTGGAGCGCGCCTACGAAAACGGGGATGTGGACACGGCGTCGTATGAAAGACGTCGGGCGGCGCTGAAGAGGCGCATCGTGGCGCTGCGCACGCAGGCACCGGGCGGGAGGGAGTAGCGTGCTGGCTTTGGAAGGGGTGACGAAAGCGTTCGACCTGCGCCCCGTGCTCGAGGATATCGACTTTGCGCTGGCGCCCGGTTGTCGGTATCTGCTGTCCGCGCCCAACGGCAGCGGGAAGACCACCCTGTTGCGCATCATGGCAGGGCTGTCCCGCCCCACCCGCGGGCGCGTCCTGTGGAATGGGGCACCGCTCGATCCCCGCGGGCGCCGGCACATCGGAGTGGTGTTGCAGCAGCCGATGGTGTATGGCGATCTGACCGGCGAGGAGAACCTCCGCCTGTTCGCGGGCTTGTACGGGGTCAGAGACGCGCGCCAAGCGGCGCGGCGGTGGCTGGACCGCGCCGGCCTGGGGGACGCCGGGACGACGCTCGTCCGCCACTACTCCAAGGGCATGCGCCAGCGTCTGGCGGTCGCCCGGGCGCTGATCCACGAACCGGCGGTGCTTCTTTTGGACGAGCCGCTGGACGGTTTGGACACGGAAGGGCGCCGCTCTGTCGCAGGTTGGTTGGACGAGACCGCGGTACGAGGGACAGCCGTGTTCGCGGTGATGCATGACACCGCGCCTGAGTGGCGGCCGGATGTCCGCCTGACCTTATGCTTTGGCCGCCTGGTGGTGGTGGCGTGATCGGTTGGCGGGCGTTTTTGCACCTGTTGTGGCGGGATGTGCGCATCGAGGTGCGCCGGCCTCAGTTTTTCGCGGCGAGTGCCAGCTTCGGGGTGCTGTTGGTCTTTGTCACCGGCATCGCGCTCGACGCGGCCGAACACCTTCCGGCCGACTGGGTGTCCGGCGTCTTGTGGCTCGACATCTTCTACGCGGCCACCGTCGGGGTTCACCGCCATGATTTCAAAGATATCGAGTGGGGGGGCGGTGAAGGGGTCCTTCTGGCCCCGGTGGATCGCAGCGTGATCTTTTACGCCCGCTGGGTGAGCGTCAGTTTGTTCATCGCGGCGAGCGGCTTGGTGATGGCGGCGGCGTGGTTTCTGCTGCTCAACCCGCCCCCGCCGGCGCAGCCCGGTCTGTTCGCGTTCGCCCTCGGAGCGGGTGCCCTGGGGCTGGGCGGGGTCACCACCTTCGTCGCTGCCCTGACGGCGCACACGCGCCTGCGCGATGTGCTCACGCCCCTGTTATTGTTTCCGTTGGCGATCCCTCTGTTCATCGGCGTGGTGCGGCTGACCGCCTATGCCCTGGAGCCCACCTTGGGCCACCCGCGGGTGTGGGTTGAGGAGGTATTGGGATATATCGCGGCGATGCTGGTGGTACCGTGGCTGGTCTACGAATGGGTGATGGAGGGCTGACATGAACCGATGGTCTTCGTGGCTCGCGTTCGTGGCGGGCGTGCTCGGATTCGCATTCCTGTACCTGGCACTCATCTGGTCGCCCCCTGAACAACAGATGGGGGATCTGGTGCGGATCATGTACTTTCACGTCGCCAGCGCTTGGACGGCGTTGTGTGCGTTTTTTGTCACGTTCGTGGCGGCGTTGGGGCTGTTGGTGCGCGGAGGGGAACGTTGGGACGTGGTGTCGGCCTGCTCCGCCGAGATCGGGTTGGTGTACACCACCATCACCCTGGTCACCGGGTCGCTGTGGGCACGCCCCATTTGGAACACCTGGTGGACGTGGGATCCGCGCCTGACGACGACGCTGATCCTCTGGTTCCTGTACGCCGGATACCTGCTGCTGCGCGCCACGCTGACCGGGTACGAGCGGCGGGCAAAGGTCGCGGCCGCGTACGCCATCATCGCCTTTATCGACGTGCCCATCATCCACATGTCGGTCACCTGGTGGCGGTCCATCCACCCTTCCGTCGTGGATGACAGCGGGTTTCACATGCCGCCGTCCATGGCCGGCACGCTCATGTTCGGATTTCTGAGTTTTTTCTTCCTGTATCTGTTGCTCCTGTGGCTGCGGGCGCGCGGTGCCTGGCAGCAGTTGGAGATTCTCCGGCTGGGGCAAGCCGTGCGAGGCCTGCGGTTGCGGGCGGAAAGGGGACGGTGAGGGGATGCAACACCTCGGGTATCTCTGGGCGGTGTCGGCTGTGGTGTGGGGCGGCACGTTGATCTACGTGTTCACGCTGCTTCGCAGGCAGAACCGGTTACAGGCCGAGTTGGAACGGCTGAAAAAGGCGGTGGAGGATTGGAAAGGCGTCCGCTCTGGCGGGGAGCCCCCCGGTTCACCCTGACCGCGATCGACGTGGATTTCCTGTGAGCCGGGGTCAACGAAACGGAATCCGGTTCATCAGCCATCCACCCAGCACGGCGATGACCACGGAGAGCACGGCCCGCCATACGGTGAACGGAACCCCGTAAAACGGCACTTCTGCCGGCAAGCGGGTGAGGGATACCAGTTGCCAGCTCGTGACGAAAGCGAACACCGCCCCCGGGCTGGCCTCCGACGCGAGCAGTCCCGCCGCAAGGGGATACATCGCCCAGCGGGACCCGGTCCCCGCCATCCCCAGCAGTGCACCGAGCACGATTCCGGTCCATCCCGCTTCCCGACCCAGCAAGCGCGCGAGCGCGGCCGGATCGATCACTTGAGACAAGAGTCCCGCCATGAACATCGATACGACGATCCACGGGAGCGATTGCAGAAACATCTCCACCGTGACCTCGAGCGCGTTGTTCGCCAGGTCCGGGTGGACGACAGCGGTATACACGTACCCGAGCGCCGTGGCGATGGTGAAGGTCATCAGCATGCGATCCACCGATTCCTCCTCCTTGCCCCGCTAAGAGAGCGCCTGCCGGAGCGCTTCGGCCAAGCCGGACCCGGTTTGTTGGTCCGACAGGGCGAGCGACCAGATGGCGACGCCGGCCAACCCCCGGTCACTGACCAGCGCCAGTTTTCGCTGCATCGTCTCGTCCGTCTCATACCACACTTCGATGTATCCGTCGTCCGCCGGGTAGCGGGCATATGCGACGCCGAGCGCATCGTCCCAGGTGGACTTTGCCTGGTGCCGCGCCAGCGCGGGCTCGATGTTGGGGGCCGCAACCGGGGTGCTCGTGACCGTCCCGTCGCGGTGGCGGTGCCAGAATTCTGTGTAAAACGGCAGGCCGAGGAGAATTTTTCCGGCCGGCACGCCGGTGCCGAGGAGATCGTCGACCGCCTGAGTCACCCACGGCACGTCCGCCACCGGTCCCGGATCGGGATCGCCGCCCCAGTGTTCGTCGTAGGCCATCAGGACCACGTACTCACAGGACGCGGCGAGCCCTGCATGGAAGAAGGCGGCGTCGTCCCGCAAGAACGCGATGTCCGGGGTGATGTCGACGGACAGAACCGCGTGCATCGGGGTGAGCGCCGTGTGCAGCTCTTGGATGAAGCGCGTGAATCGATCCCGGTCGTCCGTGCGCACATTCTCAAAATCGACATTGACCCCGTCCAACCCAGCCTGCCGGACGGCGTCGGCAACCTGTTGGACCATGCGCCGGCGGACCGCGTCGTCCGCCAGGACGGCGTGCGTCAGGGCGGCGTCAAATTGGTTGTCAAACATCGCCCACACGGATGTGTGGTGGGCGTGGGCATATTGAACGACCGTGCTCTGCGCGCGGTTGCGCAGGTCGCCTTTGGCAGAGGTGAGGGTCAACCAGCCAGGGCTGATCACGTTGACACCGGGGTTATCCTTCATCATCTGAATCGTGCTGCTGGCGGTGTTGTACGGGATCCACCCGAGGACCATGCGGTTTGTCCCCGATTCCCAAGCGTCAATGGGCGCCAGGAGGCTCGCCTGATTGGGGGACGGGGTCCTCGACGGGGCCGACTGCAGCAATTGGGCGCCGAGCATCCGCACCGGGTCGGCCAGCGGCAGATGCAGGACGCGGGCGGCGGCCTGCCAGAGCGTCGGGGTATCGGGGGTGTCGGAGCGAAGATAGGCCGTCGTCCCCACGAGTTCCCGCACCTCGACGCCCGCGAGGTGCGATGCCTCCAACTGCGCGGCGGTGGTCCACGATCCACCCCCGTACAGCAGCAGCGTGCTGCCGACACAGGCGGCGGCCAACAGCACGACGGCGGCGATGGTGGATAGCCAGCGGATGGCTTCGGAACGGATGGCTCGATTCGGTGTGTGCACGGGGATCCTCCTTCCACGCGGTCCTCGCCGTCCGGGTTACTATCACTCTATGAGGACGAGCCCGCATTTAGAAGGATCGGTGCTGAATTGCGCCAGCGGGATCCATCTCGTATCATGAAGGGAAAGAAGGGTGGTGATCCAGATGGCGGTTCAGACGTTGCGCGTTCACAGGCTGGAGCTGCCGACGCCGTTTCCGGTCGGAACGGTGAACTCCTATTTGTTGGAAGAGGGAGATCAGCGCGTGCTGGTCGACTGTGGTCCGCGTTGGGGGCCCGCCGAAGATGCGCTCGAGCAAGCCTTGAACGACGCCGGCGTACGCGCCGACGCGTTGTCCGGTGTGGTGTTGACGCACGGCCATGTGGATCACGTGGGGCAGTCCGGGGCGTTCGCTCGGCTCGGCGTACCGGTGTATGCGCATCCGGGTGTGGCCGCGTGGCTGCAGCCAGGGGGTGCGTACGACGACTACCGATTGGCGTTTTTTCGCCGGTTGCATCGAATGATGGGGACGCCGGAACCAGAAATCGATCGCTGTTTGAAGGAACTTTTTTTGATGTCAAAATGGAACGACCGGTCGGTCGTCACCCATCCGCTGCGGGAAGGGGATGTGTTGCCCCTGATGCCCGATTTCGAGGTGCTGGAGGTTCCGGGGCACGCCCAGGCCGCCATCGCGCTGTGGAACCGCAAGGCGGGGATATTCATCGGCGGCGATCAACTGCTTCCGCACGTCTCCTCCAACGCGTTAATCGAACCGGAACCAGGATACGAGCGCGGGGACTTGGCGCCGCGCACCCGGAGCCTGCTGCAATACCGGGAAAGCCTTCAGCGGCTGCGCAGCCTCGACCTCGGTACGGTGTATCCCGGACACGGCGATCCGTTCACCGATCCCGGCTCGCTCATCGACCGAAGGCTGCGGGAACAGGAGCGGCGCCGCGATCAGTTTTTCGACTTGGTAAGCGCCCATCCGGGTGCGACCACGTACACCCTCGCCAACACATACTTCCCTCGCCATAAGGACCAACTGCAGCTGATCCTGTCCGAGACCCTCGGATTCCTGGACTGGTTGGAAGCGGAGGGGCGGGTGGTCAGCGAACCGGACGCTCAAGGCGTGGTGCGATGGCGGGCGGTGTAGCGGCACCGCCCGTCACGGGCGGTTCGCCTGCCACACCGCCTCGCCGTCGGCGTAGACCTCCTTTTTCCAAATGGGGACTTCCTTTTTGAGCCGTTCAATCAGCTCCCGGGCGGCCTCGAACGCGGTGCCGCGATGAGGGGCGGCGGCGGCGCAAATCACGGCGATGTCGGCGGGATCGAGGCGCCCGACGCGATGCCATTGCAGGGGGATGACGCCGGGCCAGCGGCGGCAGACGTCTTCGGCGATGGCGCGCATCTGGCGGAGGGCCATCTCCCGGTACGCCTCGTATTCGAGGTACACCGTCTGCCTGCCTTTGGTCCATTCCCGCACGGTGCCGACAAACAGGACGGTCCCGCCGCAGCGGGTGTCGACGAGGTGTTGGTACGCCTGGCCGACGTCGAGCGGCTGGTCCGTGAGGACGATGGATCCCGGACCATCGTCGCTCCCGCCCCCGACAGGCGGGATGAGGGCGATCTCGTCGCCATCCGACACGACCTGGTCATCGTTCGCGTACTGTTGGTTGACGGCGATGAGCGCGTGTTCGAGGTCGGACGCCAATTCGGGAAGGCGCTGTTGAAGCGCCCGCCGAATCTCGCCCGCAGTGGCCGGAGTGCCGAGCTCGACGGTGACGGCGGGCCCGGCGATTTCTGCGAGGCCGGCGAACAAGTGGACGGTGAAGGTCACGGGACCCCCTCCTCTGATTGGGTGTGATACCATGGGTGTGATGCGCTGCGCGGCAGCGATACCCCGTGGGAGGTTGGTAAGCTTGACAGATTCCAATGAAACGTTGACCCATTTTGATGAGGCCGGCCGCCCGCGCATGGTCGACGTCTCGGACAAGCCGGAGACGGCGCGTGAAGCGGTGGCCCAGGCCCGTATCCGCATGCAGTCCTCGACGCGGGAGAGGATTGAACAGGGCCGGATGGCAAAGGGGGATGTGCTCGCCGTCGCTGAGCTGGCCGGAGTAATGGCTGCGAAACGGACGCCCGACCTCATTCCCTTGTGCCATCCGATCCCCATCTCCGGTGTGCGCGTCAAGACCGCGTGGGAGGACGCCGCGGGGCAGGAGGCGGTGCTCCGCATCGAGGCGGCGGTTCGGACCACGTACCGGACCGGCGTCGAGATGGAGGCGCTTACGGCGTGCAGCGTCGCCGCCCTGACGGTCTACGACATGTGCAAAGCCGTGGACCGCGGCATGGTCATCGAACAGATTGAGCTGGTGTACAAGGCGGGCGGCAAGAGTGGCGTATTCCAGCGTACGGACGCCCAGGCATGACGGACCGTCCAGCATGACGGGCGTCCGCCGGGGGGATGCCGCCTTCCCGCCGATCACCCCTGTTCCGGCCGCTTGCGCCGCTGTACGGGTCGGCCGCGCCATCCCTCCCGTGTGAGTTTGTTCCGCTTCTTGTCGCGGTAATAGACGAATCCCCCGAGAAAGGCTGTGCCGGCGAAGGCCGCGGCCAAGCCCGCCACCATCCAGATGAGGTCTGCCGCGTGCCCGAACGCGAGCCAACGCTCCATCGCCTCGCGGAACAGATTGAGTCCCCAGCCCGCAAACAGGAAGACGGCGATCAACACCGACCACGCCATCAAGTGCCGCATGGCGCATGTTCCCCTTTGTTCCCGTCGTCCCTTCCATCATAGCACACACCCGGTCCGGCTTGCCCCATGATACAATCGCATCGGAGGGATGGCCGTGATTCACGTGGTGATTGTCGGGGGAGGCCGCGGCGGACGGCGGTGGATCGAGGCGTTGTCGGACCACCCCGAGGTGGTCATTGACGCCGTGATCGACTTGCGCGACGACGCGCCGGGTATGCAGCTGGCCCGATCGTTGGGTTTGACCGTAGGCCGGGACTACCGGAGCGTCCTGATGCAGCTCCCGGATCCTGCGGACGTGGTGCTGGAGGTGACCGGACGGCCGGAGGTGTACGCCGATCTGGTCCAACTTGCGCCCGGGGCGACGGTGATCAGCGGACCCGCTCTGCGCTTTTTCACCCTCTTTATCGACGACAAGATGGTGTTGATCCGAAAGCTGCAGGCGCAGCGGCGGGAGTTGGAGCGGGTGGTGGAGGCCACCCACGACGGCATGGTCGGCGTCGATCGGGAGGGGCGCGTGGTCTTGTGCAACGCGGCGGCCGAGCGGTTGTTGGGACGGAGCCGGGACCAGGTGCTGGGCCGTCCTGTGACCGACGTGATCCCAAATTCACGGTTGGCCGAGGTGTTGGTGCACGGCAGGGAGGAACTCAACCAGGTACAAAAATTGGGCGACATTGAGATCGTGACCAACCGGGTGCCGCTGTTCGACGACGAGGGGCGCATCGTGGGGGCCATCGCCACGTTCCGCGATGTGACGGAGCTGCGCGCCTTGGCGGCCGAGGTGACCAACCTGCGCGAGGTGCAGACGCTTCTGGAGGCCATCATCCAGTCGACCCAGGATGCCATCTCGGTGGTCGACAAGGACGGTCGGGGGCTGCTCATCAATCCGGCCTACACGCGCCTGACGGGCCTGCGCCCGGAACAGGTTCTCAACCAGCCTGCGGACGTCGACATCGCGGAGGGGGAGAGCATGCATCTCAAGGTGTTGCGCACCCGGCAGCCGGTGCGCAACGTGCCGATGAAGGTGGGACCGATGCGCCGCGAGGTCTTGGTCGACGTCGCGCCCATCCTCGTCGGCGGGGAGTTGCGCGGCAGCGTGGGCGTGATCCACGACGTGTCGGAGATCAAGCGCCTGACCGAGGAGTTGGAACGGGCGAACAAGCTGATCCGCACCATGCAGGCCAAGTACACGTTCGAGGAGATCGTGGGCAAGAGCCCGGCCATCGCCCTGGCGGTCGAACAGGCCAAACGCGCTGCGGAGACGCCGGCGACGGTGCTGTTGCGCGGCGAGTCGGGGACGGGCAAGGAACTGTTCGCCCACGCCATCCACAACGCCAGCGACCGCCGGTACCAGCCGTTCGTGCGCGTCAACTGCGCGGCGCTGACCGACAGTTTGCTCGAGAGCGAGCTGTTCGGCTACGAAGAGGGTGCGTTCACCGGGGCGAAGAAGGGCGGGAAGCGCGGGCTCTTCGAGGAGGCCCACGGGGGGACGCTGTTTCTCGACGAGATCGGGGAGATGTCGGTGGCCACCCAGGCGAAGCTGTTGCGCGCCCTGCAGGAGCGGGAGATCGTCCGCGTGGGGGGGACGCGGCCCATCCCCGTCGACGTCCGCGTGATCGCCGCCACCCACGTGAACCTGGAGCAAGCCGTGGCGGAGGGGCGGTTTCGGGAAGACCTGTATTACCGGTTGAACGTGATTCCGATTGTGATCCCGCCGCTGCGGTACCGCCTGGAGGACATCGAGGCGTTGGCCTTGCACATCATTCACCGGCAGAACCAGGCGTTCGGTCGGAACGTGACGGAGATCGCCAAAGGCGCAGTGGAGCTGTTGCAGCGTTACCCCTGGCCCGGTAACGTGCGCGAACTGGAGAACACCATCGGCCGGGCGATGATCCACATGCGTTACAGCGACACGGTACTGGAGGCGCACCACCTGCCGCTGCTCAACACGGCGCCGATTCCAGCGACCCATACGGCCCAGGGCGGGTCGTTGACGTGGAACGGAGGGACGTTGGATCAATTTCTCCGACAGGCGGAACGGTCGGCCATCGAACAGGCCCTGCGGGCGACGGGGGGCAACAAGACGGAGGCGGCCAAACGGCTCGGCATCTCGCTGCGCAGCCTGTACTACAAACTGAAGCCGGCCGAGGAGTGACGGACAAGTACGGCGATTGAAAGCGTTTGCTTGCAAATCATTGCATGATGTGCAAAGGTTTGCGCGATGGCGCCCTCTGTGTGTGCATGTACATGCAGGGTCCCGCCAGGTGGGGGCTGGCGTTTCCTCGGTGGTTTGGAGTTGGCACGCGGTTTGCTTTATCCTGGAGGCGGCTGTGCCCTGGGTTTGGTTTGGATTTCCTGATCTTCATGGTATGCTTGTACACCGAGGAGGCAACCCGACATGGAGCTGTTCTCATACCTGGAGCGGCACGACTATGAACAGGTGGTGTTCTGCCACGATCGCGCGGCTGGCCTCAAGGCCATCATCGCCATCCACGACACCACGCTCGGCCCGGCGCTCGGCGGATGCCGGATGTGGACTTACGCGTCGGAAGAGGAGGCGCTGGTCGACGCG includes the following:
- a CDS encoding sigma-54 interaction domain-containing protein translates to MHVVIVGGGRGGRRWIEALSDHPEVVIDAVIDLRDDAPGMQLARSLGLTVGRDYRSVLMQLPDPADVVLEVTGRPEVYADLVQLAPGATVISGPALRFFTLFIDDKMVLIRKLQAQRRELERVVEATHDGMVGVDREGRVVLCNAAAERLLGRSRDQVLGRPVTDVIPNSRLAEVLVHGREELNQVQKLGDIEIVTNRVPLFDDEGRIVGAIATFRDVTELRALAAEVTNLREVQTLLEAIIQSTQDAISVVDKDGRGLLINPAYTRLTGLRPEQVLNQPADVDIAEGESMHLKVLRTRQPVRNVPMKVGPMRREVLVDVAPILVGGELRGSVGVIHDVSEIKRLTEELERANKLIRTMQAKYTFEEIVGKSPAIALAVEQAKRAAETPATVLLRGESGTGKELFAHAIHNASDRRYQPFVRVNCAALTDSLLESELFGYEEGAFTGAKKGGKRGLFEEAHGGTLFLDEIGEMSVATQAKLLRALQEREIVRVGGTRPIPVDVRVIAATHVNLEQAVAEGRFREDLYYRLNVIPIVIPPLRYRLEDIEALALHIIHRQNQAFGRNVTEIAKGAVELLQRYPWPGNVRELENTIGRAMIHMRYSDTVLEAHHLPLLNTAPIPATHTAQGGSLTWNGGTLDQFLRQAERSAIEQALRATGGNKTEAAKRLGISLRSLYYKLKPAEE